A stretch of Nilaparvata lugens isolate BPH chromosome 12, ASM1435652v1, whole genome shotgun sequence DNA encodes these proteins:
- the LOC111057081 gene encoding 60S ribosomal protein L3, with the protein MGFYPKKRSRRHRGKVKAFPKDDPSKPVHLTAFIGYKAGMTHVVREADRPGSKINKKEIVEAVTILETPPMVVVGVIGYLETPHGLRSLVTVWAEHLSEDCRRRYYKNWYKSKKKAFTKASKKWQDERGKKSIENDFRKMLKYCKVIRVIAHTQIKLLKKRQKKAHIMEIQVNGGSVEDKVKWAREHLEKSIPVNNVFSPDEMIDVIGVTKGKGYKGVTSRWHTKKLPRKTHKGLRKVACIGAWHPSRVQFTVARAGQKGYHHRTEINKKIYRIGQGIHTKDGKVIKNNASTEYDLSEKTITPMGGFPHYGEVNNDFVMLRGCCMGPKKRVITMRKSLLVHTKRVALEKINLKFIDTSSKFGHGRFQTAADKSAFMGPLKKDRIREEMAAAAAAASSSQPTATQA; encoded by the exons ATGGGATTCTACCCGAAGAAGCGTTCCCGCCGCCACCGTGGTAAGGTGAAGGCCTTCCCCAAGGACGACCCTAGCAAACCCGTCCACCTGACCGCCTTCATCGGCTACAAGGCCGGTATGACCCACGTGGTGCGTGAGGCTGATAGGCCTGGATCAA AGATCAACAAGAAAGAGATTGTGGAGGCAGTGACCATCCTGGAGACGCCCCCAATGGTTGTTGTTGGAGTGATCGGCTACCTGGAGACCCCCCATGGTCTGCGCTCTCTGGTCACTGTGTGGGCCGAGCACTTGTCTGAGGATTGCAGACGTCGCTACTACAAGAACTG GTACAAGTCAAAGAAGAAGGCGTTTACCAAGGCCTCGAAGAAGTGGCAAGACGAGAGAGGAAAGAAGTCCATTGAAAACGACTTCAGGAAAATGTTGAAGTACTGCAAGGTCATTCGTGTCATTGCTCACACTCAG ATCAAGCTGCTGAAGAAGAGGCAGAAGAAGGCTCACATCATGGAGATCCAGGTGAACGGAGGATCAGTGGAGGACAAGGTGAAGTGGGCTCGTGAACATCTGGAGAAGTCCATCCCAGTCAACAACGTGTTCTCGCCCGATGAGATGATTGACGTCATTGGAGTCACCAAGGGCAAGGGATACAAGG GTGTGACGTCTCGTTGGCACACAAAGAAGCTGCCGCGTAAGACGCACAAGGGTCTGCGCAAGGTGGCCTGTATCGGCGCCTGGCATCCGAGTCGCGTGCAGTTCACAGTGGCGCGTGCCGGTCAGAAGGGCTACCATCACCGCACTGAGATCAACAAGAAAATCTACCGCATCGGCCAGGGCATTCACACCAAGGATGGCAAG GTGATCAAAAACAACGCCTCAACCGAGTACGATCTTTCTGAGAAGACGATCACCCCTATGGGAGGATTCCCCCACTATGGTGAAGTGAACAACGACTTTGTCATGCTCAGGGGATGCTGTATGGGACCCAAGAAGAGGGTCATCACTATGCGCAAG TCGCTGTTGGTGCACACAAAGCGTGTTGCTTTGGAAAAGATCAACCTGAAGTTCATCGATACTTCGTCGAAGTTCGGCCACGGTCGGTTCCAGACGGCGGCTGACAAGTCTGCGTTCATGGGTCCGCTCAAGAAGGACCGCATCCGCGAAGAGATGGCCGCCGCCGCAGCTGCTGCCTCCTCATCGCAGCCAACCGCCACTCAGGCCTAG